From a region of the Bradyrhizobium sp. KBS0727 genome:
- a CDS encoding SH3 domain-containing protein, with protein sequence MKLRRLFIAAAVLLMPAAALAAPGIVTTTVSLRAGPGEGFPTVDRIPGGAGVNIHGCLRGTAWCDVSWSDDRGWVSSQYLEYLYRNRYVYLPDYVDQIDVPVVPFVLTSYWSSYYAGRPWYHRRAYWSGYWQSHEHFATRLTIDRSAARIGRAAAARDAALPEAKARVGVEERSRARVDERTRAGVTERVTREKDIATRSARQGHESAVQTRMTRENARMTRENTRAAVREQPMARARTQTPPIMARGHDEPRAAAPRIERATPHERATPQMTQPNAVRGGGSPPMNARAQMPAPAAAPAMPQGGGAPHINAAPRGGGPGGGGGHGQDKRQ encoded by the coding sequence TGATGCCTGCCGCTGCACTGGCGGCGCCGGGCATCGTCACCACCACAGTCAGCCTGAGGGCAGGTCCCGGTGAAGGCTTTCCGACCGTCGACCGCATTCCCGGCGGCGCCGGTGTCAACATCCATGGGTGTCTCAGAGGCACCGCCTGGTGCGATGTGAGCTGGTCGGATGATCGTGGCTGGGTGTCGTCGCAATATCTCGAATATCTCTACCGCAACCGCTACGTCTATCTGCCCGACTATGTCGACCAGATCGACGTTCCCGTCGTGCCGTTCGTGCTGACCTCATACTGGTCGAGCTACTATGCGGGACGTCCCTGGTATCATCGCCGCGCCTACTGGAGCGGCTACTGGCAATCGCATGAGCATTTCGCGACGCGCTTGACGATCGACCGCTCGGCGGCCCGGATCGGCCGCGCGGCGGCAGCGCGCGACGCTGCGCTCCCCGAGGCAAAGGCGCGTGTCGGTGTCGAGGAGAGGTCGCGTGCCCGTGTCGACGAACGGACGCGCGCCGGCGTGACGGAACGCGTTACGCGGGAGAAAGACATTGCTACGCGGAGCGCGCGCCAAGGGCACGAAAGCGCAGTGCAGACCCGCATGACGCGCGAGAACGCGCGGATGACGCGTGAGAACACCAGAGCGGCCGTGCGCGAGCAGCCGATGGCCCGCGCCCGTACGCAGACGCCGCCGATCATGGCCCGCGGTCATGATGAACCGCGTGCGGCTGCGCCGCGGATCGAGCGTGCCACGCCCCACGAGCGTGCCACGCCCCAAATGACGCAGCCTAATGCGGTGCGGGGCGGCGGTAGCCCGCCGATGAACGCACGCGCGCAGATGCCGGCCCCGGCCGCAGCGCCCGCGATGCCGCAGGGCGGCGGCGCGCCACATATCAACGCCGCACCGCGCGGCGGCGGACCGGGCGGTGGTGGAGGCCACGGTCAGGACAAACGCCAATGA